The Citrifermentans bemidjiense Bem genome window below encodes:
- a CDS encoding substrate-binding domain-containing protein, with translation MRKISMLLLAVGSFLASFATQAPAEELKIGAGGAPTENILKPVRSGFESATGIKLYIVASGPKNAFLDLQKGEIDAAAAGLDYPQWQALMTKEGAEVKDPAAYTPVLIGKDKVRVIVNKENKVGILSADQLKGIFSGDISSWKEVGGEDTPILLVIGKLTPGTNSRFFKKFLPGKEVAKDVIDATTAEDVRLNVASNPTAIGFGPLSLVDASVKAIETPELARDITLLTKGKPSSKVQKLIDYIKGDGRKFIKE, from the coding sequence ATGAGAAAGATTAGCATGCTGCTGTTAGCCGTAGGTTCGTTCCTTGCCAGTTTCGCCACGCAGGCTCCCGCCGAAGAATTGAAGATAGGAGCAGGCGGCGCCCCTACCGAGAATATCCTGAAACCGGTCCGCTCCGGCTTCGAGTCAGCGACCGGTATCAAGCTCTACATCGTCGCCTCTGGTCCCAAGAACGCTTTCCTGGACCTGCAAAAGGGAGAAATCGACGCGGCTGCCGCCGGTCTCGATTATCCGCAATGGCAGGCCTTGATGACAAAGGAAGGGGCCGAGGTCAAGGATCCGGCAGCCTACACCCCGGTTCTCATCGGCAAGGACAAGGTACGGGTCATCGTGAACAAGGAGAACAAGGTCGGCATCCTGAGCGCGGATCAGCTCAAGGGGATCTTCAGCGGCGACATCTCCTCCTGGAAGGAGGTCGGCGGGGAGGACACCCCCATACTGCTCGTGATCGGCAAATTGACGCCGGGGACCAACAGCAGGTTCTTCAAAAAGTTCCTGCCGGGAAAGGAGGTCGCGAAGGACGTGATCGACGCGACCACGGCTGAGGACGTGCGCCTGAACGTGGCCTCCAACCCCACTGCCATCGGCTTCGGTCCGCTGTCGCTCGTGGACGCTTCGGTCAAGGCGATCGAGACCCCCGAGCTGGCGCGGGACATCACGCTGCTGACCAAAGGGAAACCCAGCTCCAAGGTGCAGAAACTCATCGATTACATCAAAGGGGACGGACGCAAGTTCATCAAGGAGTAA
- a CDS encoding substrate-binding domain-containing protein produces MRKGIICLAVAACTIFTSAAFGEEIKAGGGGAPMDGYLKPVKEAFEKSSGIKLNLNFSSATAAFKQLSTGDLDVSAAGLAFEDLLKTAKKENIEVADPAAYVATAIGASKIYTVSHKDNPVKSLSFDQLKGIFTGKIANWKEVGGNDAPILIVLSSINPATNAAYKKIALADAPFAADIVDAGRFEDVREKVAANPEAIAFGPVTMLDASIKTVQTPDVARPVILITKGAPTPKVQKLISFIKGEGQKFIKQ; encoded by the coding sequence ATGAGAAAAGGCATCATCTGTCTGGCTGTCGCTGCATGCACCATTTTCACAAGCGCCGCATTCGGGGAGGAGATCAAGGCCGGCGGCGGCGGAGCCCCCATGGACGGCTACCTGAAACCGGTAAAAGAGGCGTTCGAGAAAAGTTCCGGCATCAAGCTGAACCTCAACTTCAGTTCGGCCACCGCCGCCTTCAAACAGCTCTCCACAGGGGATCTGGACGTCTCGGCCGCGGGACTCGCCTTCGAGGACCTCCTGAAGACGGCGAAGAAGGAGAACATCGAAGTCGCCGACCCGGCCGCCTATGTCGCCACCGCTATCGGCGCCAGCAAGATCTACACGGTGAGCCACAAGGACAACCCCGTGAAGAGCCTCTCCTTCGACCAGCTCAAGGGGATCTTCACCGGGAAGATCGCCAACTGGAAGGAAGTCGGCGGCAACGACGCCCCGATCCTGATCGTCCTATCCTCCATCAACCCCGCCACCAACGCAGCTTACAAGAAGATCGCCCTGGCCGACGCCCCCTTCGCCGCCGACATCGTGGATGCGGGACGCTTCGAGGACGTGCGCGAGAAGGTGGCAGCCAATCCCGAGGCGATAGCCTTCGGCCCGGTCACCATGCTGGACGCCAGCATCAAGACCGTGCAGACCCCCGACGTGGCGCGCCCGGTGATACTGATCACCAAGGGGGCACCCACCCCGAAGGTCCAGAAGCTGATCTCCTTCATCAAGGGCGAGGGGCAGAAGTTCATCAAGCAGTAA
- a CDS encoding methyl-accepting chemotaxis protein — MTIKTKLTLNVIIVILIVAGVAVTSIVGMGFVNSRLQDLTQRSTPFQMRTVEFQRGIQEATADLIKVSASRNRGEFLAAKSEADKSLSQVQSGQAALQTLSGSVKIEGYEALSGIATELYKVTEGRLRAGEDAAAAQKTITERMRETTARLKELDGKVKGLQSTSSTSYSKSVGATKNVSDRAGNIDALKLTMKDFQLGLLEISKAQSKKGVLITQAKCNSAMNKALQNQAAKDSNSISSELKLLGSKIPPFIKLQNAALEPGATDTSARDQLFGEIVHMLSTINLALEQESAMASDTLSAETRKQSTYFGNSNLATYVMAGNSELLSLGLKVDGLVAKLFTAASVQEVDAIQAELSGIFARIGQTDAMLAKSLAKLNASREAAILKQAGGALESIRGLLTLKDGVIAKLRNRLEMENQAATAKGKLREIVLKQAESGKQTVSVAQVNQEKAIATVNKMVRFTTLLVGAISIGAALFGMIFGSWVYRSISKPLAQLLGVSQAVAKGDLAVKIDTTNKDEVGKVQLAMAEMVDNLRGMVGKIKGATESLASSSEELSATAVALERGAEEQTTRIDHSATAMTEMTQTTIEVARNSTDTSDAAAQMKAIAERGRSAMQVTANELDQFAESVKEAAGKVESLGKQSEEISDVVTLINDIANQTNLLALNAAIEAARAGEQGRGFAVVADNVRELAERTATATSDISQTVKNMQGSVKSSVDFMYAERDSVQRVQEQVQQTTAAIGEIVTFVEQVADMVQRIAVAAEEQSSTSEEVSHNMDGIQNIAGELRSSFADIKNSSGSLSHLATELNGMVGWFKV, encoded by the coding sequence ATGACCATCAAGACCAAGCTCACCTTGAACGTGATCATAGTCATCCTGATCGTGGCGGGCGTCGCCGTCACCAGCATCGTCGGCATGGGTTTCGTCAACAGCCGGCTCCAGGATCTCACCCAGCGCAGCACCCCCTTCCAGATGAGGACGGTCGAGTTCCAGCGCGGGATCCAGGAGGCGACGGCGGACCTCATCAAGGTGAGCGCCTCCCGCAACCGCGGCGAGTTCCTGGCAGCCAAATCCGAGGCGGACAAGTCGCTCTCTCAGGTGCAAAGCGGCCAGGCGGCGCTGCAGACGCTCTCCGGGAGCGTCAAGATCGAGGGGTACGAGGCACTGAGCGGCATCGCCACCGAACTCTACAAGGTCACCGAGGGGAGGCTGCGCGCCGGGGAAGACGCCGCGGCCGCCCAGAAGACCATCACTGAGCGGATGCGGGAAACGACCGCGCGGCTGAAGGAACTCGACGGCAAGGTCAAGGGGCTGCAGTCGACCAGCTCCACCTCGTACAGCAAGTCCGTGGGCGCCACCAAGAACGTCTCGGACCGCGCCGGCAACATCGACGCCCTGAAGCTGACCATGAAGGATTTCCAGCTCGGGCTTTTGGAGATCAGCAAAGCGCAGAGTAAGAAGGGGGTCCTGATCACGCAGGCAAAGTGCAACTCGGCCATGAACAAGGCGCTGCAAAACCAGGCCGCTAAAGATTCGAACTCCATCTCCTCGGAGCTGAAGCTTCTGGGGAGCAAGATACCGCCGTTCATCAAGCTGCAAAACGCCGCACTGGAGCCCGGGGCGACGGATACTTCGGCGCGGGACCAGCTCTTTGGCGAGATCGTCCACATGCTCAGTACCATCAACCTTGCCCTGGAGCAGGAATCCGCCATGGCCTCGGATACGCTCTCGGCCGAAACCCGCAAGCAGAGCACCTACTTCGGCAACTCCAACCTGGCCACCTACGTCATGGCGGGGAACTCGGAGCTGCTTTCACTGGGGCTCAAGGTCGACGGCCTGGTCGCGAAGCTCTTCACTGCGGCGAGCGTGCAGGAGGTGGACGCAATCCAGGCGGAGCTCTCCGGCATCTTCGCCCGCATCGGCCAGACCGACGCGATGCTCGCCAAATCCCTCGCCAAGCTGAACGCCAGCCGGGAGGCCGCGATCCTCAAGCAGGCCGGCGGCGCCCTGGAATCGATCCGCGGACTCCTCACCCTGAAGGACGGGGTGATCGCCAAGCTCCGCAACCGCCTGGAGATGGAGAACCAGGCGGCAACGGCCAAAGGGAAACTGAGGGAGATCGTCCTCAAGCAGGCAGAGAGCGGGAAGCAGACCGTGAGCGTCGCGCAGGTGAACCAGGAGAAGGCTATCGCCACCGTCAACAAGATGGTCCGCTTCACGACGCTCCTGGTCGGCGCCATCAGCATCGGCGCGGCCCTGTTCGGCATGATCTTCGGCAGCTGGGTCTACCGCTCGATATCCAAGCCGCTGGCGCAGCTTCTGGGCGTCTCGCAGGCGGTGGCGAAGGGGGATTTGGCGGTGAAGATCGACACCACCAACAAAGACGAGGTTGGGAAGGTCCAGCTCGCCATGGCCGAGATGGTGGACAACCTCAGGGGGATGGTAGGGAAGATCAAGGGCGCCACCGAGAGCCTCGCCAGTAGCTCCGAGGAACTCTCCGCCACAGCGGTCGCTCTCGAGCGGGGGGCCGAAGAGCAGACTACCCGCATCGACCATTCGGCGACGGCCATGACCGAGATGACCCAGACCACCATCGAGGTGGCGAGAAACTCCACCGACACCTCCGACGCCGCGGCGCAGATGAAGGCCATAGCCGAGCGGGGCCGCAGCGCCATGCAGGTCACCGCAAACGAGCTCGATCAGTTCGCCGAGTCGGTGAAGGAGGCGGCCGGGAAGGTGGAATCGTTGGGGAAGCAGTCGGAGGAGATAAGCGACGTGGTGACGCTGATCAACGACATCGCCAACCAGACCAACCTGCTGGCGCTAAACGCGGCAATCGAGGCGGCGCGCGCCGGGGAACAGGGGCGGGGCTTCGCAGTCGTCGCCGACAACGTGCGGGAACTGGCCGAGCGGACCGCGACCGCGACCTCCGATATCTCGCAGACGGTGAAGAACATGCAGGGGAGCGTCAAGTCCTCGGTCGACTTCATGTACGCCGAACGGGACTCGGTGCAAAGGGTGCAGGAGCAGGTGCAGCAGACCACGGCCGCCATCGGCGAGATCGTCACCTTCGTGGAACAGGTGGCCGACATGGTCCAGCGCATAGCGGTGGCTGCGGAGGAACAGTCCTCGACCAGCGAGGAGGTTTCCCACAACATGGACGGCATCCAAAACATAGCCGGGGAGCTGCGCAGCTCCTTCGCCGACATCAAGAACTCGTCGGGGAGCCTCTCCCACCTGGCCACCGAACTAAACGGCATGGTGGGGTGGTTCAAGGTGTAG
- a CDS encoding heavy metal response regulator transcription factor has translation MRILIVEDEQKAANYLKKGLSENGFSVDIANDGEDGLHLALTEVYSLIILDVMLPIRGGWSIIKELRAAGNDVPVIFLSARDEVHDRVHGLELGADDYLVKPYAFSELLARIRIILRRYPLQQSESMKLADLELDLIRHKARRGGRSLDLTVKEFQLLALMLHRRGEVLSRTTISEQIWGINFDTDTNVVDVAIRRLRKKVDDPFPVKLIQTIRGVGYVLDETA, from the coding sequence ATGCGCATCCTGATCGTCGAGGACGAACAAAAGGCCGCCAACTATCTCAAGAAGGGGCTCAGCGAAAACGGCTTCAGCGTGGACATAGCCAACGACGGCGAGGACGGGCTGCACCTGGCCCTGACCGAGGTGTACAGCCTGATCATCCTCGACGTTATGCTCCCGATACGCGGCGGATGGTCCATCATCAAGGAACTGCGCGCCGCGGGAAACGACGTCCCGGTCATCTTCCTGTCGGCGCGCGACGAGGTGCACGACCGGGTGCACGGCCTGGAGCTTGGGGCCGACGACTACCTGGTGAAACCCTACGCCTTCTCCGAGCTTCTGGCCCGCATCCGCATCATACTGCGCCGCTACCCGCTGCAGCAGTCCGAGTCCATGAAGCTGGCCGACCTGGAGCTGGACCTGATCCGGCACAAGGCCCGGCGCGGCGGCCGCTCGCTCGACCTCACCGTCAAGGAATTCCAGCTCCTCGCCCTGATGCTGCACCGGCGCGGCGAGGTCTTGAGCCGCACCACCATCTCCGAGCAGATCTGGGGCATCAACTTCGACACCGACACCAACGTGGTGGACGTGGCGATCAGAAGGCTCAGGAAGAAGGTCGACGACCCCTTCCCGGTCAAACTCATCCAAACCATCAGGGGAGTAGGCTATGTCCTCGACGAGACCGCCTGA
- a CDS encoding heavy metal sensor histidine kinase — protein sequence MSSTRPPEPRRSTSITARLVAFYLISTLLILLCTNWFQFKALSKDLNYEDNDFVLERINSLRDIVARHPDALRDQIPIDRPGQPVRHLVRIQDAEGRTLLESPQMSELAVGLFPPAVTAQENIGRSAKYRASNHRRYLLNAAWAGKEGDPHFRLLQVALDITNEDALISKYLLRTVAAVAIGLLLAAGLGVLIARRGLRPLQEMAAKVARITEADLHQRVGTTTSWPNELDQLTAALDAMLARLEESFARLSEFSANLAHELRTPINNLRGEAEVALSRARSEEEYRRIIESSIEEYERLARMVGDILFLARPDRAHEKRLIDARQALETLAEYYSNVAEEQQTSISVEGSGDICVDPNLFQRAVGNLISNALHYTPKSGRISLKIDHKEDGSVAISVADNGMGVDEAELPRVFDRFYRSPQARLVYNQGSGLGLAIVRSIMTLHGGSVSVASAPGIGTTVTLSFAPPPPGAVAEQVPPSLDGRGTGGG from the coding sequence ATGTCCTCGACGAGACCGCCTGAACCCCGCCGCTCCACCTCCATCACCGCGCGCCTGGTCGCCTTCTACCTGATCAGCACCCTTTTGATACTCCTTTGCACCAACTGGTTCCAGTTCAAGGCGCTCTCCAAGGACCTCAACTACGAGGACAACGATTTCGTGCTGGAAAGGATCAACTCGCTGCGCGACATCGTGGCCCGGCACCCGGACGCGCTGAGGGACCAGATACCGATCGACAGGCCGGGGCAGCCCGTGCGGCACCTGGTTCGGATCCAGGACGCGGAGGGGCGCACCCTGCTGGAGTCGCCGCAGATGTCGGAGTTGGCGGTGGGGCTTTTCCCGCCGGCGGTGACCGCGCAGGAAAACATCGGCCGCAGCGCCAAGTACCGCGCGTCCAATCACAGGCGCTACCTCCTGAACGCTGCCTGGGCCGGGAAGGAGGGCGATCCGCACTTCCGGCTGTTGCAGGTGGCGCTGGACATAACCAATGAAGACGCCCTGATTTCCAAGTACCTGCTGCGTACCGTGGCCGCGGTGGCCATAGGGCTGCTGCTCGCTGCGGGGCTCGGGGTCCTCATCGCCCGCCGGGGCTTGAGGCCGCTGCAGGAGATGGCGGCAAAGGTGGCCCGGATCACCGAGGCCGACCTGCACCAACGGGTCGGGACGACGACGAGCTGGCCTAACGAGCTGGACCAGTTGACCGCGGCTCTCGACGCCATGCTGGCCCGGCTGGAGGAATCCTTCGCACGGCTGTCGGAGTTTTCAGCAAACCTGGCCCACGAGCTGCGCACGCCGATCAACAACCTGCGCGGCGAAGCCGAGGTCGCGCTGTCCCGGGCACGCTCCGAAGAGGAATACCGTCGCATCATCGAGTCGAGCATCGAGGAGTACGAGCGGCTGGCCCGCATGGTGGGGGACATCCTGTTCCTGGCCCGGCCGGACCGCGCCCACGAAAAGCGCCTGATCGACGCGAGGCAGGCCTTGGAAACGCTGGCGGAGTACTACAGCAACGTTGCGGAGGAGCAGCAGACTTCCATCTCGGTGGAGGGGAGCGGCGACATCTGCGTAGACCCCAACCTGTTCCAACGCGCCGTGGGGAACCTCATCTCGAACGCGCTGCACTACACCCCGAAGTCCGGGCGCATCTCCCTGAAGATCGACCATAAGGAGGACGGCTCGGTCGCCATCTCCGTCGCCGACAACGGCATGGGGGTGGACGAAGCGGAGCTGCCGCGCGTCTTCGATCGCTTCTACCGCTCGCCGCAGGCCCGCCTGGTGTACAACCAGGGGAGCGGTCTCGGGCTCGCCATCGTCCGTTCCATCATGACCCTGCATGGCGGCAGCGTCTCTGTCGCCAGCGCTCCCGGGATAGGGACCACCGTCACCCTCAGTTTTGCACCTCCCCCGCCGGGTGCAGTTGCAGAACAAGTCCCCCCCTCCCTTGACGGGAGGGGGACGGGGGGGGGGTGA
- a CDS encoding PAS domain S-box protein: MKQGDANQRRVETARIVGIYAIFGLAWIYGSDHVLDWMFEDRALLLRIAVAKGFLFILCTAALLYFLISRYLDRLGAAERERLEILDNYRTIFNATNEAIFLHDIDSGRILDVNQQVLEMYGYTREEALAGDIGLFSAGSAPYSQSEAVAKVRKAADEGPQVFQWLAKRKNGEQFWAEVSLRRTTARGKLAIIAVVRDVTERKRQEDALKEKNAHLRFFFEYAPASLAMFDRKMRYMQVSRRWQSMYGLGDRNLIGLSHYDVFPEITERWKELHRRGLAGEVLGEEADRFVRADGTVQWVRWEIRPWYEAVDRVGGIVIFTEDITQRKLTEEALSANERFLRMLTDQLPGMVAYWDNDLRCSFANKAYQEWFGKSPEQMIGITLPELLGEKLFAENEQYVRKALAGEPQHFERTLVKPGGEKGYTWAHYIPDKIGGVTRGFYVLVSDVTELKLAEAEKVRLESQLQQAQKLESVGRLAGGVAHDFNNLLTVILGLAQLGMGELDPGDPVRGRLEGIRQAAEKSAALTQQLLGFARKQTIAPVMLDLNQTVEQMLSMLKRLVGENIEVVWRPARELWRVKMDPTQLDQILANLCVNARDAIDDVGRIIIETGNARLDQEYCAARFGFVPGEYVQLTVSDDGCGMDKEMMAHIFEPFFTTKKLGKGTGLGLATLYGIVKQNNGFINTYSEPCAGTTFKIYLPRHDAAKAETLPEPAEQPVSRGHETILLVEDEPSIREVTISLLQLQGYRVLAAGLPREALELARAHADEIDLVMTDVVMPEMNGRELARSLLAISPRLKVLFMSGYTANVIAHHGVLEEGVNFISKPFSLPDLAEKVREVLDAKTP, encoded by the coding sequence ATGAAACAGGGTGACGCCAACCAAAGAAGAGTCGAGACGGCGAGGATCGTCGGCATCTACGCCATCTTCGGCCTGGCCTGGATCTACGGGTCCGACCACGTCCTGGACTGGATGTTCGAAGACCGCGCCCTGCTGCTCCGGATCGCCGTCGCCAAAGGCTTCCTCTTCATACTCTGCACCGCTGCGCTGCTCTATTTCCTGATCAGCCGCTATCTCGACAGGCTCGGCGCCGCCGAGCGCGAAAGGCTCGAGATCCTGGACAACTACCGGACCATCTTCAACGCCACCAACGAAGCCATCTTCCTCCACGACATCGACAGCGGCCGCATCCTCGACGTGAACCAGCAGGTACTGGAGATGTACGGCTATACGCGGGAAGAGGCGCTAGCCGGCGACATCGGCCTGTTTTCCGCGGGGAGCGCCCCCTATTCCCAGTCCGAGGCGGTCGCCAAGGTGCGCAAGGCGGCCGATGAGGGGCCGCAGGTATTCCAATGGCTCGCCAAAAGGAAAAACGGCGAGCAGTTCTGGGCCGAGGTGTCGCTCAGGAGGACTACTGCCCGGGGGAAGCTCGCCATCATCGCCGTGGTCAGGGACGTGACCGAACGCAAGAGGCAGGAGGACGCCCTCAAGGAGAAAAACGCCCACCTGCGTTTCTTCTTCGAGTACGCGCCGGCCTCCCTGGCCATGTTCGACCGCAAGATGCGCTATATGCAGGTGAGCCGCCGCTGGCAGAGCATGTACGGGCTGGGCGACCGCAACCTGATCGGGCTGTCGCACTACGACGTCTTCCCCGAGATTACCGAGCGCTGGAAGGAGTTGCACCGGCGTGGCCTTGCGGGGGAGGTCCTCGGGGAGGAGGCGGACCGGTTCGTGCGCGCCGACGGCACCGTGCAGTGGGTGCGCTGGGAAATCCGCCCCTGGTACGAGGCGGTGGACCGAGTCGGGGGGATCGTCATCTTCACCGAGGACATCACCCAGAGAAAATTGACCGAGGAGGCGCTCTCCGCCAACGAGCGCTTCCTGCGGATGCTCACCGACCAGCTCCCCGGCATGGTGGCCTACTGGGACAACGACCTGCGCTGCAGCTTCGCCAACAAGGCCTACCAGGAGTGGTTCGGCAAAAGCCCAGAGCAGATGATCGGGATCACCCTGCCGGAACTGCTGGGGGAAAAACTCTTCGCGGAAAACGAGCAGTACGTCCGGAAAGCCCTGGCGGGCGAGCCGCAGCACTTCGAAAGGACCCTGGTGAAGCCGGGGGGAGAGAAGGGCTACACCTGGGCGCATTACATCCCGGACAAGATAGGGGGCGTTACCAGGGGGTTCTATGTCCTCGTCTCCGACGTGACGGAACTGAAGCTCGCCGAGGCGGAGAAGGTCCGGCTGGAATCCCAGCTGCAGCAGGCGCAAAAGCTGGAATCGGTGGGACGTCTGGCAGGCGGCGTGGCGCACGATTTCAACAACCTTCTCACCGTGATACTGGGGCTGGCGCAACTGGGGATGGGGGAACTCGACCCCGGCGACCCGGTCCGCGGCCGGCTCGAAGGGATCAGGCAGGCGGCCGAGAAGTCCGCCGCGCTGACGCAACAGCTGCTTGGTTTCGCCAGGAAGCAGACCATCGCCCCCGTAATGCTGGACCTGAACCAGACGGTGGAGCAGATGCTGAGCATGCTGAAACGGCTGGTGGGCGAAAATATCGAGGTGGTGTGGCGCCCGGCGCGGGAGCTTTGGCGGGTCAAGATGGACCCGACCCAGTTGGATCAGATCCTCGCCAACCTCTGCGTCAACGCCCGCGACGCCATTGACGATGTCGGCAGGATCATCATAGAGACTGGAAACGCAAGGCTCGACCAGGAATACTGCGCCGCCCGCTTCGGGTTCGTTCCCGGCGAGTACGTGCAGTTGACGGTGAGCGACGACGGCTGCGGCATGGATAAGGAGATGATGGCGCACATCTTCGAGCCTTTCTTCACCACGAAAAAGCTGGGGAAGGGAACGGGGCTAGGTCTCGCCACCCTGTACGGCATCGTCAAGCAGAACAACGGCTTCATAAACACCTACAGCGAGCCCTGCGCGGGAACCACCTTCAAGATCTACCTTCCCCGCCACGATGCGGCAAAGGCCGAGACGTTGCCGGAGCCTGCGGAGCAGCCGGTTTCCCGCGGCCACGAGACTATCCTGCTGGTGGAGGACGAGCCTAGCATCCGGGAGGTGACGATTTCCCTGTTGCAGCTGCAGGGGTACCGGGTGCTGGCAGCGGGACTCCCCCGCGAGGCCCTGGAACTCGCCCGCGCCCACGCAGACGAGATCGACCTGGTGATGACCGACGTGGTGATGCCCGAGATGAACGGCAGGGAACTGGCGCGCAGCCTCCTCGCCATCTCTCCCCGACTGAAGGTCCTGTTCATGTCGGGATACACGGCCAACGTCATCGCCCACCACGGCGTGCTCGAGGAAGGGGTCAACTTCATCTCGAAGCCGTTTTCGCTGCCGGACCTGGCGGAAAAGGTGCGCGAGGTGCTGGACGCGAAGACGCCGTGA
- a CDS encoding LTA synthase family protein has protein sequence MPQRRPGLIALVSITFLAVSTAIRLMLLAMTPKGAGLGAVLLLKAAATGFFFDLVTLSYALLPVALYLILLPRRVATHRSHAWFLRLLFTVYLGVLVFDACSEYLFFDEFGTRFNFIAVDYLVYTQEVIGNIRESYPLTPIFSGIGIVALAGAWLLRKYLDRGINVTFTGPYRRIGALLVLPALLSYSLVHVSYSSISYNNFANELAGNGIYNLFAAFVNNELSFTRFYRTKPQDQVNSRLRTLVAERNNSFVNPSSERFTRSIRSEGKEQHLNLVVVVEESLSAEYLGSFGNKDNLTPNLDRLASQSLLFTNLYATGTRTVRGLEALTLSIPPLPGTSIMKRPNNSGFRSWGEILNAKGYESKYIYAGHGYFDNMNAFFSGNGYSIVDRADFAKDEVTFSNIWGVCDEDLFRKVIKEGSKSYAAKKPFFSMVMTTSNHRPFTYPAGRIDIAPKTGRKGGVKYADYAIGRLIAEASSQPWFKDTVFVIIADHCGGSAGKTDIPVKRYEIPMLVYSPAHVNPGRVEKLMSQIDVAPTVLGMMNMSYQSDFLGRDALKESGQEPRAFISTYQKLGYLTEDRLLVLGPQKYAAQYQVDRKSGEAKKQAVSEEFLGDMLAYYQGGDYLYQHRLNRLR, from the coding sequence ATGCCGCAGCGCCGACCGGGTCTCATCGCCCTCGTCTCTATCACGTTTCTCGCCGTCTCCACCGCAATCAGACTGATGCTCCTGGCCATGACCCCCAAAGGGGCCGGGCTCGGCGCCGTTTTGCTTTTGAAGGCCGCCGCCACAGGGTTCTTCTTCGACCTGGTCACCCTTTCCTACGCGCTGCTGCCGGTAGCGCTCTACCTGATCCTGCTCCCGCGCCGCGTCGCCACCCACCGCTCCCACGCCTGGTTTTTGCGCCTGCTTTTCACGGTCTACCTGGGTGTGCTGGTCTTCGACGCCTGCTCCGAGTACCTCTTCTTCGACGAGTTCGGGACCCGCTTCAACTTCATCGCCGTGGACTACCTGGTCTACACCCAGGAGGTGATCGGCAACATCCGCGAGTCGTATCCCCTCACCCCCATCTTCTCGGGGATCGGCATCGTGGCGCTAGCCGGAGCCTGGCTCCTTAGGAAGTACCTGGACCGCGGGATCAACGTCACCTTTACCGGACCGTACCGCCGCATCGGCGCGCTTTTGGTGCTGCCGGCGCTACTCTCCTACTCCCTGGTGCACGTCTCTTACTCCTCCATCTCCTACAACAACTTCGCCAACGAGCTGGCGGGCAACGGCATCTACAACCTCTTCGCCGCCTTCGTCAACAACGAGCTTTCCTTCACCAGGTTCTACCGGACCAAGCCGCAGGACCAGGTAAACAGCAGGCTGAGGACGCTGGTGGCCGAGCGCAACAACAGCTTCGTCAACCCAAGCTCCGAGCGTTTCACCAGGAGCATCCGTAGCGAGGGGAAAGAGCAGCATCTGAACCTCGTGGTGGTGGTCGAGGAGAGCCTTTCCGCAGAGTACCTCGGGAGCTTCGGGAACAAGGACAACCTCACCCCGAACCTGGACCGGCTCGCCTCCCAGTCGCTTTTATTCACCAACCTCTACGCCACCGGCACCCGGACCGTGCGCGGGCTGGAGGCGCTCACCCTTTCCATCCCTCCCCTGCCAGGCACCTCGATCATGAAGCGCCCCAACAACTCCGGCTTCCGTTCCTGGGGTGAGATCCTGAACGCCAAAGGGTATGAGTCGAAGTACATCTACGCCGGGCACGGCTACTTCGACAATATGAACGCCTTTTTCTCCGGCAACGGCTACTCCATAGTGGACCGCGCCGACTTCGCCAAGGACGAGGTGACCTTCTCCAACATCTGGGGGGTCTGCGACGAGGACCTGTTCCGGAAGGTGATCAAGGAGGGGAGCAAGTCGTACGCGGCTAAGAAGCCCTTCTTCTCCATGGTGATGACCACCTCCAACCACCGTCCCTTCACCTACCCTGCCGGGCGCATCGACATCGCGCCGAAGACCGGGAGAAAAGGAGGGGTGAAGTACGCCGACTACGCCATCGGGAGGCTTATCGCAGAGGCGAGCAGCCAGCCATGGTTCAAGGACACCGTCTTCGTCATCATCGCCGACCATTGCGGCGGCAGCGCCGGGAAGACCGACATCCCGGTCAAGAGGTACGAGATCCCGATGCTGGTCTACTCCCCGGCGCACGTGAATCCCGGGCGCGTGGAGAAGCTGATGAGCCAGATCGACGTGGCCCCGACGGTGCTCGGGATGATGAACATGAGCTATCAAAGCGATTTTCTGGGGCGCGACGCCCTGAAGGAAAGCGGGCAGGAGCCGCGAGCCTTCATCTCGACCTACCAAAAGCTCGGCTACCTGACCGAGGACCGGCTCTTGGTGCTGGGCCCGCAGAAGTACGCTGCGCAGTACCAGGTGGACAGGAAAAGCGGCGAGGCGAAAAAGCAGGCGGTAAGCGAAGAATTCTTAGGCGACATGCTGGCCTACTACCAGGGAGGGGACTACCTGTACCAGCACAGGCTGAACCGGCTTCGTTAG
- a CDS encoding phosphatase PAP2 family protein, which yields MTQKLDRKFRLTHRILPLAVFAAAALWCELTDVDLTLSDRYFDFAKGVWPQKDAWWAEKLIHLRGRDLITCIGAGALLGWLASFISDRLRPQRWRFTYR from the coding sequence ATGACACAGAAGCTGGACCGGAAATTCCGGCTCACGCACCGGATCCTGCCGCTGGCGGTTTTTGCGGCGGCGGCACTGTGGTGCGAGTTGACCGACGTTGACCTGACGCTCTCCGACCGCTACTTCGATTTCGCCAAGGGGGTATGGCCGCAGAAGGACGCCTGGTGGGCCGAGAAGCTGATACACCTGAGGGGAAGGGACCTGATCACCTGCATCGGCGCGGGAGCGCTATTGGGGTGGCTGGCGAGCTTTATCTCCGACAGGCTCAGGCCGCAGCGCTGGCGGTTTACCTACCGATGA